Proteins from one Candida orthopsilosis Co 90-125, chromosome 2 draft sequence genomic window:
- a CDS encoding Gal10 UDP-glucose 4-epimerase (required for galactose utilization), translated as MADKYILVTGGAGYIGSHTVIELINNGYKVVIVDNLSNSSYDAVARIEFIVNQHIPFYDVDLRNRDELDKVFKQYDIQGVIHFAALKAVGESTKIPLKYYENNVGGTMTLLDVCSENNVKTIVFSSSATVYGDVTRFGPTKYIPIPETCPTDPTNPYGKTKFVIEQILKDIYSSDDAWQVAILRYFNPIGAHPSGLLGEDPLGIPNNLLPYLSQVAIGRRDILSIFGDDYDSIDGTPIRDYIHVVDLAKGHIAALNYLKNLREKGLYREWNLGTGKGSTVFQVYNAFCKAVGRELPYKVVGRRQGDVLNLTAKPDRAHEELKWKAELSIDGACRDLWKWTTENPFGFEIKDYKWKNFDGLHNRLHTIQSKDLQVSFCNRGALIQDIKVGEQHIVCGFDNAQDYKSKSNPYFGTTVGRYANRIKGGEFELDGAKFKLTQNEGNNTLHAGSNGFDKQNFYGPVVKHKDGKFTVEFKVVDVDGTDGFPGTLETVVQYTIDNSSVEIEYEAKLLGGDATIVNLTNHSYFNVSNNTIIDGTQVKSSVNKFLELDVEKLPTGNIVSRSIPETISSDVVLDDCFVVDEGNLTDTRSNNLQPLIEATHPNSSIKLIVSSTDPAFQFYTGDGVNCTQYGKRSGFCVEPSRFVDAIHLDDYKGQVVLKKGETYGSKIKYEFIKLIK; from the coding sequence ATGGCAGACAAATACATTCTTGTTACCGGCGGAGCCGGTTATATCGGATCACACACAGTTATTGAGttaatcaacaatggatATAAAGTGGTCATCGTTGACAACttatccaattcttcataCGACGCAGTTGCTCGTATTGAGTTTATTGTTAATCAACATATTCCATTTTACGATGTCGACTTGAGAAACCGCGATGAGTTGGACAAAGTGTTTAAACAGTATGATATTCAAGGCGTCATTCATTTTGCTGCATTAAAAGCTGTGGGCGAGTCAACCAAAATACCATTAAAGTATTACGAAAACAATGTTGGTGGAACCATGACTTTGCTCGACGTATGCTCTGAAAATAATGTCAAGACAATTGTTTTTTCATCAAGTGCCACTGTTTATGGAGATGTCACTAGATTTGGCCCTACGAAATATATCCCTATTCCTGAAACTTGTCCAACCGATCCCACAAACCCCTACGGAAAGACCAAGTTTGTTATTGAACAGATATTAAAAGACATTTACTCAAGTGATGATGCGTGGCAAGTTGCAATTTTGAGATACTTTAATCCAATTGGTGCACATCCATCAGGGTTGTTAGGTGAAGATCCACTTGGTATACCAAACAATTTGTTACCATACTTGTCGCAGGTGGCAATTGGTAGACGTGACATATTGTCCATCTTTGGCGATGACTACGACTCCATTGATGGAACGCCAATCAGAGATTACATTCATGTAGTCGACTTAGCTAAAGGACACATTGCTGCTTTGAACTATTTAAAGAACTTGCGTGAAAAGGGGTTGTACCGTGAGTGGAACTTGGGTACTGGTAAAGGCTCTACTGTTTTCCAAGTCTATAATGCATTCTGCAAAGCTGTTGGAAGGGAGTTACCATACAAGGTTGTGGGCAGAAGACAAGGTGACGTTTTAAATTTGACAGCTAAACCTGATCGTGCTCatgaagagttgaaatGGAAAGCTGAATTGAGTATCGATGGCGCATGTAGGGATCTTTGGAAATGGACAACAGAGAATCCGTTTGGgtttgaaattaaagattacaaatggaaaaattttgatggtTTGCATAATCGTTTACATACTATACAAAGTAAGGATTTGCAAGTGAGCTTTTGCAATCGAGGTGCATTGATTCAAGATATCAAAGTTGGTGAGCAGCATATTGTTTGTGGGTTTGATAACGCCCAGGATTATAAGCTGAAATCGAATCCATATTTTGGAACCACAGTTGGTCGTTATGCCAACAGAATCAAAGGGGGTGAATTTGAGTTGGATGGTGCAAAGTTTAAATTAACCCAAAATGAAGGTAATAACACACTACACGCTGGATCCAACGGATTTGATAAGCAAAACTTTTACGGGCCAGTGGTTAAGCACAAGGATGGAAAGTTTACCGTTGAGTTCAAGGTTGTTGACGTGGATGGAACTGATGGGTTTCCCGGTACTTTGGAAACAGTTGTGCAATACACTATCGACAATTCATCGGTCGAGATTGAGTACGAGGCAAAGTTGCTTGGTGGTGATGCAACAATTGTCAACTTGACTAATCATAGCTACTTCAATGTCTCAAACAATACCATTATCGATGGAACCCAAGTTAAATCCTCCGTGAATAAATTTCTTGAGTTGgatgttgaaaaacttCCAACGGGTAATATTGTTTCAAGGAGTATTCCAGAAACTATATCGTCCGATGTAGTTTTAGatgattgttttgttgttgacgaGGGTAATTTAACCGATACAAGATCAAACAACTTGCAGCCATTGATTGAAGCAACCCATCCAAATAGCAGCATTAAGTTGATTGTCTCAAGCACTGATCCCGCATTCCAATTTTACACAGGTGATGGAGTCAATTGTACTCAGTATGGCAAAAGGAGTGGCTTTTGTGTTGAACCTTCAcgatttgttgatgctaTTCATTTAGATGATTACAAAGGACAGgttgtattgaaaaaaggtGAAACTTACGGTTCAAAAATCAAGTAtgagtttatcaaattgattaaataG
- a CDS encoding Gal102 UDP-glucose-4-epimerase, translated as MTNYTRCVLVSGGAGFIGGNFLSRAVQHYPDYCFICVDVLNYASNYEMLRPLERLENFKFIKLDLSEDVNQLIQIAQEYRVTDIINFAAESSVDRSFLSPIFFTKNNIFATQNLLECYRLLPEQIQTFIHISTDEVYGDEVERATESSPLNPTNPYSATKAATDLILNAYTKSYKLPVTILRPNNIYGPGQYPEKLIPLVIECGEKNRPVPIHGDGKNGRRYLYISDFLDAMDIVWHKSECAGQVYNVGGDVQHEQPIDNNSLVGLVNDVFGYSVDIVYVKDRNYNDLDYSMDTSKLRKLGWRQKITLREGLKAMRVDKDKCSY; from the coding sequence ATGACGAATTATACGAGGTGCGTTTTGGTCTCTGGCGGTGCCGGATTCATTGGTGGTAACTTCCTATCACGGGCTGTTCAACATTATCCAGACTACTGCTTTATTTGTGTTGATGTGCTAAACTACGCCAGCAATTACGAGATGCTAAGACCTTTGGAACGACTTGAAAACTTTAAATTTataaaattggatttgagtGAGGATGTAAATCAGCTAATCCAAATAGCTCAAGAGTATCGAGTGACTGACATTATTAATTTTGCCGCAGAGTCATCCGTCGATAGGTCATTTTTATCGCCCAtatttttcaccaaaaacaatatcTTTGCAACCCAAAACTTACTTGAATGTTATAGGCTTCTACCAGAGCAGATACAAACCTTCATTCACATTTCCACCGATGAAGTTTACGGAGACGAAGTGGAACGAGCAACTGAGAGCTCTCCCTTGAACCCTACAAACCCTTATTCAGCGACCAAGGCTGCAACCGACTTGATCCTAAATGCGTATACAAAGTCGTATAAACTACCAGTAACCATTTTACGACCAAATAATATTTATGGACCAGGTCAGTACCCAGAAAAACTCATACCCTTAGTAATTGAGTGTGGGGAGAAAAATAGGCCCGTTCCAATACATGGCGATGGCAAGAATGGAAGGAGGTATTTATATATTAGTGATTTTTTGGATGCTATGGACATTGTATGGCACAAGAGTGAATGTGCGGGACAAGTATACAATGTTGGAGGGGATGTGCAGCATGAGCAGCCGATAGATAATAATTCACTAGTTGGGTTGGTCAATGATGTGTTTGGGTATTCAGTTGATATTGTGTATGTAAAGGACAGAAATTATAATGACTTGGATTACTCCATGGACACATCAAAATTGCGCAAGCTCGGCTGGAGGCAAAAGATTACTTTACGTGAGGGGTTAAAAGCAATGAGGGTAGATAAAGATAAGTGTTCATATTAA
- a CDS encoding Trs23 protein (S. cerevisiae homolog TRS23 has Rab guanyl-nucleotide exchange factor activity, has role in chromosome organization, ER to Golgi vesicle-mediated transport and localizes to TRAPP complex), with amino-acid sequence MKTYSILILNKAGGLIYQNEIQPGLSKLTANDYLVLAGTLHGVHAIGSKLTSTINSTTSSKSAEDSNSQHNAQILSTGRQMSSNSNRTGLKSVETDLFNLYIFQTVSGLKFVLVTMPNLDSVEVQRTNDLFKHLYVAYSDYVMKNPFYSMDMPIKSSLFDAKVREILL; translated from the coding sequence atgaaaacataCTCCATCCTTATACTAAACAAAGCCGGTGGTCTTATATACCAAAATGAAATCCAACCTGGACTTTCCAAACTCACAGCTAACGATTATCTTGTTCTAGCGGGTACTCTTCATGGGGTACACGCAATTGGATCAAAACTTACATCAACgataaattcaacaacgtcatcaaaatcagcCGAAGATTCCAACTCGCAACACAATGCTCAGATTTTATCTACAGGTAGACAAATGAGTTCAAATAGTAATCGTACTGGATTGAAAAGTGTGGAAACcgatttgttcaacttgTACATATTTCAAACTGTTAGTGGGTTGAAATTCGTTTTGGTGACAATGCCCAACTTAGACTCCGTTGAAGTACAACGTACTAATGATTTATTCAAACACTTGTATGTGGCTTATTCTGACTACGTTATGAAGAATCCTTTTTATTCTATGGATATGCCTATCAAAAGCTCACTATTTGATGCAAAAGTTAGAGAAATATTACTATAG
- a CDS encoding Gal7 galactose-1-phoshphate uridyl transferase — protein sequence MSIEHLLNPITSTPTYIAMTQTFDFTNHSHRRYNPLNNRYVLCSPHRAKRPWQGAKEEIKKTLLPDYDPKCYLCPGNIRATGDVNPKYETTYIFPNDYPAVKLDQPDYNGDDAQENGLKKKLFKTQGVKGKCFVICFSPKHNVTIPLMSLDELATVVNTWQKLYNDLLLESEQKTAPYKYLQIFENKGFAMGCSNPHPHGQAWCLDVVPTEVEDELNNMEKYYKENNSHLLGDYVQLEIQEKVRTVAENDSFIVVVPYWALWPFETLLISKEHLRSLREFNDKHKRDLASILKVLTTKYDNLFNTSFPYSMGIHQDPFECSDEHHNCAWFHMHFYPPLLRSATVKKFCVGFEMLGEAQRDLTSEQAAARLQELDGDKHYMDLI from the coding sequence ATGTCCATCGAACACTTACTCAACCCGATTACTTCCACACCAACATACATTGCTATGACGCaaacatttgatttcacAAACCACTCGCATAGGCGCTATAATCCTTTGAACAATAGGTATGTCCTTTGCTCACCCCACAGAGCCAAAAGACCATGGCAAGGTGCTAAGGAAGAGATTAAAAAAACATTGTTGCCTGATTACGATCCTAAATGCTACTTGTGCCCAGGAAATATAAGGGCCACTGGGGATGTAAACCCAAAATACGAAACAACTTACATTTTTCCAAACGACTACCCAGCAGTAAAATTGGATCAACCTGACTACAATGGCGATGATGCTCAAGAAAAtggtttgaaaaagaagctCTTTAAAACACAAGGTGTCAAAGGAAAATGCTTTGTCATTTGTTTCTCGCCAAAGCACAATGTCACTATTCCATTGATGTCACTCGACGAGCTTGCCACCGTGGTAAATACCTGGCAGAAATTGTACAACGATCTTTTATTGGAGTCGGAGCAAAAAACAGCACCCTACAaatatttacaaattttcGAAAACAAAGGGTTTGCTATGGGCTGCTCCAATCCACATCCTCATGGGCAGGCTTGGTGTTTAGATGTTGTACCAACAGAGGTTGAAGATGAGCTAAACAATATGGAAAAGTACTACAAGGAAAACAATTCGCACTTGTTAGGTGACTACGTGCAGTTGGAGATACAAGAAAAGGTTAGAACTGTTGCTGAAAACGACTCATTCATTGTCGTTGTGCCATATTGGGCATTGTGGCCATTTGAAACTTTACTTATATCGAAAGAACATTTGAGGTCTTTGAGGGAATTCAACGACAAACACAAGCGGGATTTAGCGTCGATTTTGAAGGTGTTGACTACCAAGTATGataatttgttcaacactTCGTTCCCATATTCAATGGGTATCCACCAGGATCCTTTTGAATGCTCGGATGAGCATCATAACTGTGCTTGGTTCCATATGCATTTCTACCCTCCATTATTAAGATCAGCTACAGTTAAAAAGTTTTGCgttggatttgaaatgttGGGTGAAGCACAAAGAGACTTAACTAGTGAACAAGCTGCTGCTAGATTACAAGAATTGGATGGTGATAAACATTACATGGATTTGATATAG
- a CDS encoding Abp140 protein (protein similar to S. cerevisiae actin-binding protein Abp140p): protein MAEFVESTPEVDSAADATTKVTKPPLDSRIGKDSPFVFGQRYLENEEDVFNHNAWDHVEWGEEQIKQAQEMISKQYDHPVKEFDKALYNSNPAKYWDIFYKHNRENFFKDRKWLQIEFPSLYKVTSKDYQEPITILEIGCGAGNTFYPILNQNENENLKIYGCDYSKVAVDLVRSNETFAEQNKKGIAFSSVWDLANPEGNLPEGMEPDSADIVIMIFVFSALHPDQWKQAVKNLAKVLKPGGEILFRDYGRYDLAQVRFKKGRLLDDNFYIRGDGTRVYFFTEEELEGIFCIEGPFEKVKIATDRRLLVNRKKHLKMYRNWLQGVFKG from the coding sequence ATGGCTGAATTCGTAGAGTCAACTCCAGAGGTAGACTCAGCAGCTGATGCTACCACTAAGGTCACCAAGCCACCACTTGATTCCAGAATTGGAAAGGACTCACCATTTGTTTTTGGTCAAAGATAtcttgaaaatgaagaagatgtaTTCAATCACAATGCTTGGGACCATGTCGAATGGGGAGAagaacaaatcaaacaagcaCAAGAAATGATCTCAAAACAGTACGATCATCCAGTGAAGGAATTCGACAAGGCTCTATACAATTCAAATCCAGCAAAATATTGGGATATTTTTTACAAACACAATCGagaaaatttcttcaaagatCGCAAATGGctacaaattgaatttcctTCGTTATACAAAGTTACTTCAAAAGATTATCAAGAGCCAATAACCATCTTAGAAATTGGTTGTGGAGCTGGTAACACTTTCTACCccattttgaatcaaaatgaaaatgagaatttgaaaatatatgGTTGTGATTATTCCAAAGTAGCTGTTGATTTAGTGCGTTCAAATGAAACTTTTGCTGAACAGAATAAGAAAGGTATTGCATTTAGTTCGGTATGGGATTTGGCCAACCCAGAAGGAAATTTGCCTGAAGGGATGGAGCCCGATTCTGCCGATATTGTCATTATGATATTCGTATTTTCGGCATTACATCCTGACCAATGGAAACAAGCAGTCAAAAACTTGGCCAAAGTTCTTAAACCTGGTGGTGAAATACTATTCAGAGATTATGGAAGGTATGATTTGGCTCAGGTGCGATTCAAAAAGGGAAGATTATTAGATGATAATTTCTACATACGTGGTGACGGAACTAGAGTTTACTTCTTCACGGAGGAAGAATTGGAGGGTATCTTTTGCATAGAGGGgccatttgaaaaagtcaaGATTGCCACTGATAGAAGATTGCTAGTTAACAGAAAAAAGCATTTGAAGATGTATCGAAATTGGTTACAAGGTGTATTCAAAGGATAA
- a CDS encoding septin, whose amino-acid sequence MDSYNYESPSLRNGNGPTSRHSPIINYRKDAKKAVKFTMMVVGESGTGKTTFINSLLNKRVLDHRYENPSLISSNKDCETKTLAFTSAKSVALPNTSMLTRNEFNPSTIDEEPGIALTETKVEIVDDDNLKLVLNIIDTPGFGENLNNELCFVEIENYLKQQFDLVLAEETRIKRNPRFTDTRVHVMLYFIAPTGHGLRELDIQCMKRLSKYVNIIPVIGRADSFTSNELHYFKQQVRTDIEKFNVPIFQFDNFLNEYDEEEDYDLIQECKFLSNLQPFAVITSEDSFEIRDKKTGESKIIKARQYPWGLVDINDTTISDFVILKSVLLGSHLQDLKDLTHDFLYETYRTERLTKVTGGGVLEDDEYEDSEFHDTVEHHNNGEDRGGLVGSAVPSLSNLARLANETNEGDTTIHGDGLDNRSLGSSHSSLKKSTSMLLDDNASSNSSPYLHSHGNFTSSTSTAATVNDKNPNSNAFKRLSIGPQRNQLRQISETVPYVIRHERNLERQNKLEEMEKASAKELAARAALLEKKAQELKLKEKNLLRQLELAKQRKSSAATSEVSSSKTSENVEVVNDSDDHSHRADESIDHGDNGRIQKDETLTDLHSIVGDQRQHQR is encoded by the coding sequence ATGGATCTGTACAATTATGAATCACCAAGCTTGAGAAATGGCAATGGACCCACATCGCGCCATTCTCCTATTATCAATTACCGAAAGGATGCTAAAAAGGCGGTCAAATTCACAATGATGGTTGTTGGTGAACTGGGAACTGGTAAAACAACTTTTATCAATAGTTTGTTAAACAAAAGGGTTTTAGACCATCGGTATGAAAACCCgtcattgatttcatcaaacaaagaCTGTGAAACCAAAACATTGGCATTCACTTCTGCCAAATCTGTAGCTTTGCCTAATACATCAATGTTGACTAGAAATGAGTTTAATCCAAGTACTATTGACGAAGAGCCAGGTATTGCCTTGACTGAGACAAAAgtggaaattgttgatgacgACAATCTTaaattggtgttgaatATTATAGATACACCTggatttggagaaaatttaaacaatgaattgtgttttgttgaaattgaaaattatttAAAACAgcaatttgatcttgttttGGCCGAAGAGACCCGTATTAAAAGGAATCCTAGATTTACTGATACTAGAGTCCATGTTATGCTTTACTTTATTGCCCCCACCGGACATGGATTAAGAGAACTCGACATTCAATGTATGAAGAGATTATCGAAATATGTCAACATCATTCCTGTTATTGGAAGAGCTGACTCTTTTACTTCAAACGAATTACATTACTTTAAACAACAAGTTAGAActgacattgaaaaattcaatgttcctatttttcaatttgacaactttttgaatgaatatgatgaagaagaagattatGATTTAATACAGGAATGTAAatttctttccaatttgcaaccatttGCTGTTATTACATCGGAAgattcttttgaaattagagATAAGAAAACGGGTGAATCTAAAATTATAAAGGCAAGACAATATCCTTGGGGTTTGGTGGATATTAACGATACTACAATTAGTGACTTTgttattttgaaatcagtgTTATTGGGCTCCCATTTACAAGATTTGAAGGACTTGACCCATGACTTTTTATATGAAACTTATAGAACCGAGAGATTGACTAAAGTCACGGGTGGTGGCGTTttagaagatgatgaatatgaagaTAGTGAGTTCCACGATACTGTTGAACACCATAATAATGGTGAAGATAGGGGTGGATTGGTAGGTTCAGCTGTTCCTTCCTTGTCCAACTTGGCGCGACttgcaaatgaaacaaatgaGGGTGATACTACAATCCATGGTGATGGCTTGGATAATCGCTCTCTTGGTTCTTCACATTCATCACTTAAAAAATCTACTTCAATGTTACTAGATGACAATGCctcatccaattcatcaccatATTTACATTCACATGGAAACTTTACTTCGAGTACTTCCACTGCTGCTACAGTCAATGACAAGAACCCCAATAGTAATGCTTTCAAAAGGCTATCTATTGGACCacaaagaaatcaattgcgTCAAATTTCTGAAACTGTTCCTTATGTTATAAGACATGAACGAAACCTTGAGAGACAGAACAAGTTGGAAGAGATGGAAAAAGCCAGTGCAAAGGAATTGGCAGCAAGAGCTGCATTATTGGAGAAGAAGGCACAAGAATTGAAGCttaaagaaaagaatttattGAGACAATTGGAGTTAGCAAAACAGCGTAAACTGAGTGCTGCAACTAGTGAAGTGTCGTCCTCTAAAACGAgtgaaaatgttgaagttgttaaTGACAGTGATGATCATTCACATCGTGCAGATGAATCAATCGACCATGGTGATAATGGACGTATTCAAAAGGATGAAACGTTAACAGATTTGCATTCGATAGTGGGTGATCAACGTCAGCACCAGCGTTAA
- a CDS encoding Atg5 protein (S. cerevisiae homolog ATG5 has Atg8 ligase activity and has role in mitochondrion degradation, piecemeal microautophagy of nucleus, CVT pathway, macroautophagy, C-terminal protein lipidation): MTEIENKTEIKKCIWNGSINVSVSFDINGKKIEYLVQAFRNSYFPILYPRIISYFQNFTKERIRGPIWLEFEDVPLRWNIPIGVLFDYLYLPAHHSDRKHCWELNLHITDYPIEYVMPFTNTYGQSIDYTKCLNEVLKNQLKQSIFVINGSAKAIMQMSEQDSENYLSSIASRNLNQYNSFNKKLIRSVKSIPIRILLPGSDSVSQVPAGPLQTLAELMSKTMHDLEEIAHPYTHGIDISQLSGTPLLEIWQIFKYPNNVLYITMIIL, encoded by the coding sequence ATGACCGAGATAGAGAATAAGactgaaatcaaaaaatgcATATGGAATGGGTCAATTAACGTCAGCGTCTCCTTCGACAtaaatggaaaaaaaattgagtaTTTAGTTCAAGCGTTTAGAAATTCTTATTTTCCAATACTTTATCCACGCATAATATcatatttccaaaatttcaccaaGGAAAGGATAAGGGGACCCATATGGTTGGAGTTTGAGGATGTACCTCTACGATGGAATATTCCGATTGGTGTTCTTTTCGATTATTTGTACCTCCCTGCCCACCATTCAGATCGAAAGCATTGTTGGGAATTGAATCTACACATTACTGATTATCCCATTGAATATGTTATGCCATTTACAAATACTTATGGACAGTCTATAGATTATACCAAATGTCTAAAtgaagtattgaaaaatcaactaAAACAATCGATTTTTGTCATTAATGGTTCAGCTAAAGCCATCATGCAAATGAGTGAACAAGATTCAGAAAATTATTTATCCTCCATTGCGTCAAGAAACTTGAATCAATATAAcagcttcaacaaaaagcTTATCAGATCGGTAAAAAGTATACCTATTCGGATACTTTTGCCTGGCAGTGATTCCGTGAGTCAAGTTCCTGCGGGCCCATTACAAACCTTAGCTGAATTGATGCTGAAAACAATGCATGATTTGGAAGAGATCGCTCATCCATACACTCACGGAATAGACATTAGTCAACTATCAGGGACCCCCTTGTTGgaaatttggcaaattttcaaatacccAAACAATGTTTTATACATAACAATGATTATCCTTTGA